Proteins from one Gimesia maris genomic window:
- a CDS encoding DoxX family protein, producing the protein MNDAISTPSQRPHTALVWIGRLIAAAMAFLFGMSGVMKLKGGSELAEGMTHLGLPHSMVVPLAVLELTCLVLYLLPWTSVLGAILLTGYLGGAICTHWRVGDPFVVQAGLGILVWLSLFLRDKRLWKLIPFRSLK; encoded by the coding sequence ATGAATGACGCCATATCCACACCGAGTCAACGCCCTCACACCGCACTGGTCTGGATTGGCCGTCTGATTGCTGCTGCCATGGCTTTCCTGTTCGGAATGAGCGGAGTGATGAAACTTAAAGGAGGCTCTGAACTGGCAGAAGGCATGACTCATCTGGGACTGCCCCACTCAATGGTGGTTCCGCTGGCGGTTCTGGAGCTGACCTGCCTGGTACTGTATCTGCTTCCCTGGACGTCGGTGTTGGGAGCCATTTTATTGACCGGCTATCTGGGTGGTGCGATCTGCACACACTGGCGAGTCGGCGACCCTTTTGTCGTTCAGGCGGGACTTGGTATACTGGTCTGGCTCAGTCTGTTCCTGCGCGACAAGCGATTGTGGAAACTCATTCCCTTTCGCTCACTGAAATAA
- a CDS encoding YciI family protein: protein MKFMLLVYAEADAWEAEARKLATLESVALCHELDAEGQYCSAAPLKPVTTSVSVRVRKGEALITDGPFAETTEHLGGYFLVDVKNIDAAIAVARRIPGARVGTVEVRPVVELTDLPESRS, encoded by the coding sequence ATGAAATTTATGTTACTGGTTTATGCAGAAGCAGATGCCTGGGAAGCAGAGGCACGGAAGCTGGCGACTTTGGAATCGGTCGCTTTGTGTCATGAGTTGGATGCGGAAGGACAATATTGTTCCGCTGCTCCCTTGAAACCTGTGACGACCTCTGTGAGTGTGCGAGTTCGTAAAGGAGAGGCACTTATCACTGACGGTCCCTTTGCCGAAACGACAGAGCACCTGGGAGGTTATTTTCTGGTGGATGTAAAAAATATAGATGCTGCCATCGCAGTCGCACGTCGTATTCCCGGAGCAAGAGTCGGTACCGTTGAGGTGCGTCCCGTGGTTGAACTTACTGATCTGCCTGAATCGAGATCATAA
- a CDS encoding MlaD family protein has product MTDRQIQFRVGLFVISAMITGAGMIFQFGQLETLWKKKYTIAMRFESISGVHQGTPVVRHGIRIGEVDKIITSDSKTGVMLLVNISESQHLRKDASPQIVSSIMGDSKIVIEPGVSSEFLNPGDRLVGRESSDPMEIVYRMEQQVTKTLDAFSTTSKEWEKVASNMNRLMETKEGNLDVVIERAATSLEEFSLAMRKMNQMMTSVNHLVADPVQQENLKRSMAAMPAMIESTQRTIASVEIAVQKAGQNLDNLSQVTDPLAKHSQSMVVKMDRSLTRLDAILAELNSFSRALNAGDGSLKKFISDPELYRNMNRSASSLTVLLNNLEPIARDIRIFSDKIARHPEVLGVSGAMKGSSGLKEAGDQPQQQPSRVRQSGFSFPSSKGP; this is encoded by the coding sequence ATGACGGACCGCCAGATTCAATTTCGTGTAGGACTGTTTGTGATTTCTGCAATGATCACGGGAGCCGGAATGATTTTTCAGTTCGGCCAACTGGAAACACTGTGGAAGAAAAAATATACGATCGCCATGAGGTTCGAGTCGATTTCAGGCGTGCATCAAGGTACCCCTGTCGTGCGCCACGGGATCCGGATTGGTGAAGTGGATAAAATTATTACCAGTGACAGTAAAACGGGAGTAATGCTGCTGGTGAATATCAGCGAGTCCCAACATCTGCGCAAAGATGCCAGTCCGCAGATCGTCAGTTCGATTATGGGGGACTCGAAAATTGTGATCGAGCCCGGCGTCAGTTCCGAATTCCTGAATCCCGGCGACCGACTGGTGGGACGTGAGTCAAGTGATCCGATGGAGATCGTCTATCGTATGGAGCAACAGGTGACCAAGACCCTTGATGCGTTTTCCACGACCAGTAAAGAATGGGAGAAAGTAGCGAGTAATATGAATCGCCTGATGGAGACCAAGGAGGGCAACCTGGACGTGGTTATCGAACGGGCAGCAACTTCCCTGGAAGAGTTTTCGCTGGCGATGCGTAAGATGAACCAGATGATGACCAGTGTGAATCACCTGGTGGCCGACCCCGTGCAGCAGGAAAATCTGAAACGTTCAATGGCTGCCATGCCGGCCATGATTGAAAGCACGCAACGCACGATTGCATCAGTCGAAATTGCGGTGCAGAAAGCCGGGCAGAACCTGGATAATCTTTCCCAGGTGACTGACCCGCTGGCAAAGCACAGTCAGTCGATGGTGGTTAAAATGGATCGCAGTCTGACCCGACTGGACGCCATTCTGGCAGAGTTGAATTCCTTCTCGCGGGCGTTGAATGCGGGGGATGGCTCACTGAAAAAATTCATTTCGGATCCGGAGCTCTATCGGAATATGAACCGTTCCGCCAGCTCACTGACGGTGTTGTTGAATAACCTGGAGCCGATTGCCCGGGACATTCGCATCTTCAGCGATAAGATTGCCCGCCATCCGGAAGTGCTGGGTGTGAGTGGCGCCATGAAAGGGAGTTCGGGATTGAAGGAAGCCGGGGACCAACCTCAGCAGCAACCTTCCCGAGTCCGTCAGTCCGGGTTCTCGTTTCCTTCTTCAAAAGGCCCCTAG
- a CDS encoding YciI family protein, with amino-acid sequence MKVMVMVKATPSSEAGEMPSEQLLTDMGNFNEELVKAGIMLAGEGLHPSSRGARVRFSGTNRTVIDGPFAETKELVAGFWIWQVDSMEAAIEWVKRCPNPMSEESDIEIRPIFGPEDFGDEFTPELQAQEDRIRTAAERLNSAE; translated from the coding sequence ATGAAAGTCATGGTAATGGTCAAGGCCACTCCCAGTTCAGAAGCAGGTGAAATGCCGAGCGAACAGTTGCTGACCGACATGGGGAACTTTAATGAAGAACTGGTCAAAGCAGGAATCATGCTGGCCGGAGAAGGGCTGCACCCCAGCTCGCGCGGTGCCCGCGTTCGTTTTTCCGGTACCAATCGTACGGTGATTGATGGTCCGTTTGCAGAGACGAAAGAGCTGGTCGCCGGGTTCTGGATCTGGCAGGTGGATTCGATGGAAGCAGCGATCGAGTGGGTGAAACGCTGTCCCAATCCCATGTCTGAGGAGTCGGACATTGAAATACGGCCCATCTTTGGACCGGAAGATTTCGGCGATGAATTTACTCCGGAGTTACAGGCGCAGGAAGATCGGATCAGAACTGCTGCGGAGCGGTTGAACTCGGCAGAATAA
- a CDS encoding GntR family transcriptional regulator, with protein sequence MSLKNYIKNDLEIRLRSGQELPAQLTLESLAEHYQVSFSPVRIALAELVEEGLLQKGTNRRLVRNAEQIKPLKQGQSSALPEPPADMFEVITNDFVKLSLKGEPVDIREEVTARRYKISRSSLRIILNRLAGTGILDHIPRRGWRLRPFRQEDMQAFLEVRELLELKALELAKPHLKEADLQKILDGNVIPQSAKEDVQIDNSLHEYLIEKAGNYYIKDFFQRQGRYYDILFDWEDQDRETAIETVRQHQAILTALIEQDWRSARKALSYHIRDNHPILSKIIKEK encoded by the coding sequence ATGTCTCTCAAGAACTACATCAAGAACGACCTGGAAATTCGCTTGCGGAGCGGTCAGGAACTACCCGCCCAACTGACTCTGGAATCACTGGCGGAACATTACCAGGTCAGTTTCTCGCCGGTTCGAATCGCGTTGGCAGAACTGGTAGAGGAAGGCCTGCTACAGAAAGGAACGAACCGCAGACTGGTTCGAAATGCAGAGCAGATCAAACCTCTCAAACAGGGGCAAAGTTCCGCGCTACCGGAACCGCCGGCGGATATGTTTGAAGTGATCACGAATGATTTTGTGAAGCTCAGCCTGAAAGGAGAGCCGGTCGATATCCGTGAAGAGGTGACTGCCCGCAGATACAAAATCAGTCGTTCTTCGTTGCGGATTATCTTAAACCGCCTGGCGGGGACCGGCATTCTGGATCATATTCCGCGACGTGGCTGGCGGCTCAGGCCGTTTCGCCAGGAAGACATGCAGGCCTTTCTGGAAGTGAGGGAACTGCTGGAGCTTAAAGCTCTGGAACTGGCGAAGCCTCATCTTAAGGAAGCAGACCTGCAGAAGATCCTGGACGGTAATGTCATTCCACAGTCTGCGAAAGAAGACGTACAGATCGATAATTCTTTACATGAATATCTGATCGAAAAAGCGGGTAATTATTACATCAAAGACTTTTTTCAGCGACAGGGCAGGTATTATGATATCCTGTTTGACTGGGAAGATCAGGACCGGGAAACCGCTATTGAAACGGTCAGACAGCATCAGGCCATCCTGACAGCTTTAATCGAGCAGGACTGGCGGTCGGCACGTAAGGCATTGTCCTATCATATTCGGGATAATCATCCGATTTTGAGTAAGATCATTAAGGAAAAATAA
- a CDS encoding VOC family protein, whose product MSKVQKITPFFWFNDNAEQAMEFYLSVFENSKKLNVNYYGAGGPGPEGSVMVAAFELEGQQFLALNGGPRFQFTEAISFAVNCDTQGEIDELWEKLSAGGEPGQCGWLKDQFGLSWQIVPSILPELMSDPDPAVPGRVMQELMQMAKLDIARLQQAAAGESL is encoded by the coding sequence ATGTCCAAGGTGCAGAAAATTACGCCATTTTTCTGGTTTAATGACAATGCCGAGCAGGCGATGGAATTCTATCTGTCGGTGTTTGAAAACTCAAAGAAACTGAATGTCAATTATTACGGCGCAGGAGGCCCGGGACCTGAGGGGTCTGTCATGGTAGCTGCATTTGAACTGGAAGGTCAGCAGTTTCTGGCCTTGAATGGCGGCCCCCGATTTCAATTTACCGAAGCGATTTCATTTGCTGTGAACTGTGATACCCAGGGTGAAATCGATGAGCTGTGGGAAAAGTTATCTGCAGGTGGAGAGCCGGGGCAGTGTGGCTGGTTGAAAGATCAGTTCGGACTCTCCTGGCAGATCGTTCCCAGTATATTGCCTGAGTTGATGTCAGATCCCGATCCTGCTGTTCCCGGGCGGGTGATGCAGGAATTGATGCAGATGGCAAAACTGGATATTGCACGTCTGCAACAGGCTGCGGCTGGAGAGTCATTGTAA
- a CDS encoding DUF1579 domain-containing protein, translating to MFEKPQAEHSWLEPLLGDWLTEAECQMGPGEPLHKSTGETRCRSMEGMWYLLEGSGEEPEGGRWSTLMTLGYDAKKSCYTGTFVGSMMTHLWLYTSGIISEGKKLILNTEGPNFHGEGMTSYKDIIELVDDSHWILTSEILTDEGKWQQIVTSHYRRKT from the coding sequence ATGTTTGAAAAACCCCAGGCGGAACATAGCTGGCTGGAGCCATTGCTGGGAGACTGGTTGACGGAAGCGGAATGCCAGATGGGGCCGGGAGAGCCGCTGCATAAGTCAACAGGTGAAACCAGGTGTCGCTCAATGGAGGGAATGTGGTATCTGTTGGAAGGCAGTGGAGAGGAACCCGAGGGAGGCCGCTGGTCAACGCTGATGACTTTAGGCTACGATGCGAAAAAGAGTTGTTACACGGGAACATTCGTCGGGTCCATGATGACGCATCTCTGGCTATACACCAGTGGTATTATTTCGGAGGGTAAGAAGCTCATCTTGAATACAGAGGGGCCGAATTTTCACGGTGAAGGGATGACGTCTTATAAAGACATAATTGAACTGGTCGATGATTCACATTGGATACTCACAAGTGAAATCCTGACTGATGAAGGAAAGTGGCAACAGATAGTGACTTCCCACTACCGTCGAAAAACCTGA
- a CDS encoding VOC family protein has product MNSAKQNTDVKPVPEGMHTVTPHLVCDGAADAMAFYEKAFGAVEQMRMPGPNGRLMHGCIKIGDSQVMLVDANSDCGIQGPKELSGSPVTLHLQVEDADALIEQAVAAGATLKMPVTDMFWGDRYGQVEDPFGHCWAIATHVRDLSLEEIQEGMQSMFSQG; this is encoded by the coding sequence ATGAATTCAGCAAAACAGAACACAGACGTCAAACCTGTTCCGGAAGGCATGCATACGGTCACACCACATCTGGTCTGCGACGGTGCGGCCGATGCGATGGCATTTTATGAAAAGGCCTTTGGTGCAGTCGAACAAATGCGGATGCCTGGACCGAATGGAAGGCTGATGCATGGCTGTATCAAAATTGGTGATTCGCAGGTAATGCTGGTGGATGCGAACAGCGATTGTGGCATTCAAGGTCCCAAAGAATTGAGCGGTTCACCTGTGACACTGCATCTGCAGGTGGAAGACGCAGATGCGTTGATCGAGCAGGCAGTCGCAGCGGGAGCCACATTGAAAATGCCTGTGACTGATATGTTCTGGGGAGATCGTTACGGGCAGGTGGAAGATCCGTTCGGGCATTGCTGGGCGATCGCGACACATGTGCGTGATCTGAGTCTGGAAGAAATTCAGGAAGGTATGCAGTCGATGTTCAGCCAGGGTTGA
- a CDS encoding RNA polymerase sigma factor translates to MSEYSSAEIREKVDEVYRTDSRRVFATLVRLIGDFDLAEEAMHEAFAAAVEQWDRDGIPANPRSWLVSAGRFKAIDHIRRRVRFDEAQLEVAQRLEGIAGLNAEKSDTEVEDDRLRLIFTCCHPAIAPQVQIPLTLREVCGLSTEEIASAFLTSPSTMAQRIVRGKSKIRDAGIPYVVPNRADLPERLDAVLTVVYLVFNEGYSASSGDSLTRKDLSEEAIRLGRLLLDLLEDPEVKGLLALMLIHESRREARSTTDGDLILLEDQDRSLWDQEKIREGTALVGQAIASGEVGSYTIQAAIASAHAVASRSAETDWSRIVSWYNLLLQANPTPIIELNRAVAIAMRDGAEAGLQLIDAILIRGDLKEYHLIYAARADLCRRLGQIEAARAAYGKALSLTNQTAESRFLEKRLQELTHIQAQSQ, encoded by the coding sequence ATGAGTGAATATTCCTCTGCAGAAATACGCGAGAAAGTCGACGAAGTCTACCGGACGGATTCACGTCGTGTCTTTGCGACGTTGGTTCGTCTGATTGGTGATTTTGATCTGGCTGAGGAGGCGATGCATGAAGCTTTTGCTGCTGCGGTCGAACAGTGGGACCGTGATGGAATTCCTGCCAATCCCCGATCGTGGCTGGTATCAGCTGGGCGTTTTAAAGCCATCGATCATATTCGCCGTCGTGTCCGCTTTGATGAAGCACAGCTTGAAGTGGCACAAAGACTGGAAGGCATCGCCGGTCTGAATGCCGAGAAGTCGGATACTGAGGTCGAAGATGACCGCCTGCGGTTGATTTTTACCTGCTGTCACCCGGCGATTGCACCTCAGGTACAGATTCCGCTGACCTTACGCGAAGTGTGTGGCTTGTCAACGGAGGAAATCGCCAGCGCGTTTCTGACTTCGCCTTCCACAATGGCGCAGCGAATCGTACGGGGTAAGTCGAAGATCCGTGATGCGGGCATTCCCTATGTTGTGCCCAACCGGGCTGATTTGCCTGAGCGGCTGGATGCTGTGCTGACAGTCGTGTATCTGGTTTTCAACGAAGGCTATTCAGCTTCGTCAGGCGATTCTCTAACACGTAAAGATTTATCCGAAGAGGCGATTCGACTGGGCCGTCTGCTGCTGGATCTGCTGGAAGACCCGGAAGTGAAAGGCTTACTGGCGTTGATGTTGATCCACGAATCGCGTCGTGAAGCCCGTTCGACTACTGACGGAGATCTGATTCTGCTGGAAGATCAGGATCGTTCGTTATGGGATCAGGAAAAGATCCGGGAGGGAACAGCACTGGTGGGGCAGGCGATTGCCTCCGGTGAAGTGGGCAGTTATACGATTCAGGCGGCAATCGCATCCGCCCATGCAGTCGCTTCACGCAGCGCGGAGACTGACTGGTCACGTATCGTTTCCTGGTATAATCTGCTGTTACAGGCCAATCCAACGCCGATCATTGAATTGAACCGCGCCGTGGCAATTGCGATGCGTGATGGTGCAGAAGCCGGTTTGCAGTTAATTGATGCGATTCTGATTCGCGGAGATCTCAAGGAGTACCATCTGATTTATGCTGCCCGCGCTGATCTCTGCAGACGACTGGGGCAGATTGAGGCAGCCCGAGCCGCTTATGGGAAAGCACTCTCCCTGACGAATCAGACAGCAGAATCTCGGTTTCTGGAAAAGCGCCTGCAGGAACTGACGCACATCCAGGCTCAGTCTCAGTAA
- a CDS encoding YciI family protein, with protein sequence MKYMLLIYGEERNWTEEERSACMEESMQICHELNDKGQYLASSPLHLVSTATSVRVREDRRIVTDGPFAETTEQLGGYYIIDVDHLDEAIAIASRLPPAKKGTVEIRPIFELPEIPVKK encoded by the coding sequence ATGAAATATATGCTGCTGATTTATGGTGAAGAAAGAAACTGGACCGAAGAGGAACGGTCTGCCTGCATGGAAGAATCGATGCAGATTTGTCATGAGTTGAATGACAAAGGCCAATACCTGGCGTCTTCGCCATTACATCTGGTTTCGACGGCTACCAGTGTGCGGGTTCGTGAGGACCGCCGCATTGTGACAGATGGTCCATTTGCAGAGACCACCGAACAGCTGGGGGGATATTATATTATAGATGTCGATCATCTGGACGAGGCGATCGCGATTGCCAGTCGTCTTCCACCGGCGAAGAAAGGGACTGTGGAGATTCGGCCCATTTTCGAGTTGCCGGAAATCCCAGTGAAAAAATAG
- a CDS encoding transglutaminase-like domain-containing protein, with protein sequence MCHYKSYSYLFVFFLIINLVPRTTIPAEISSPLKPDTAYTAKKSEPVTHEVEFSIIVTPPYHCKLLKVWVPVPQSDTAQKIEDSLFSTFPKNVEPQISSEPIYGNRFACFEFHEPHGAQIITHRFQAKVWNLNWQLEPETVTTVSNWPDQFAPYLTPQSIEDQQQFQQVLKQIGNASEKKSSGLTQAMNWIDQNLTYDHINASLQADANHALSKRRGHCSDYHGLCATMGRAMGYPTRVTYGLALYPQNSPSHCKMEAFLPPYGWVSYDISETQKLVKSIQSSSDLTPQQKQNFITAARQRLRSGFRENSWLLLTKGTDYELAPPAAKPVRIVRTAYVEADGVALPEPDPANINQREFSWMTSHRYTADRPFKKPFKDLSTLNRD encoded by the coding sequence ATGTGTCATTACAAATCATATTCTTATCTATTTGTATTCTTTCTAATCATCAATCTGGTTCCCCGCACCACTATTCCTGCAGAAATTTCGTCACCATTAAAACCTGACACAGCCTATACCGCGAAAAAAAGTGAGCCCGTCACTCATGAGGTAGAATTCTCGATCATTGTGACCCCGCCATATCATTGCAAGTTATTGAAAGTCTGGGTTCCGGTCCCCCAGTCAGATACTGCTCAGAAAATTGAGGACAGTCTATTCAGCACTTTTCCGAAGAATGTCGAACCTCAAATTTCCAGTGAACCGATTTACGGAAACCGCTTTGCCTGTTTTGAGTTTCACGAGCCACACGGCGCTCAGATTATAACACATCGCTTTCAGGCAAAGGTCTGGAACCTGAACTGGCAACTTGAGCCGGAAACTGTCACCACCGTTTCCAACTGGCCTGACCAGTTCGCACCATACCTGACGCCTCAATCCATCGAGGATCAGCAGCAGTTTCAACAGGTGCTCAAACAGATTGGAAATGCCTCCGAAAAGAAAAGTTCGGGATTGACGCAGGCGATGAACTGGATCGACCAGAATCTGACTTACGATCACATCAACGCGTCGTTACAGGCCGATGCCAACCATGCCTTGAGCAAACGACGCGGGCACTGCAGTGACTACCATGGCTTATGTGCAACGATGGGACGGGCCATGGGATATCCCACGCGCGTCACCTATGGACTGGCCCTCTACCCCCAAAACTCACCATCTCATTGTAAAATGGAAGCATTCCTGCCCCCGTATGGCTGGGTCAGTTATGATATTTCGGAAACTCAGAAACTGGTTAAATCAATTCAGTCCTCAAGCGATTTAACACCGCAACAAAAACAGAATTTCATTACCGCCGCCCGCCAACGGCTCCGTTCCGGGTTTCGAGAAAACAGCTGGCTCCTTTTGACAAAAGGAACCGACTATGAACTTGCGCCTCCCGCTGCAAAACCGGTACGAATCGTACGCACTGCCTATGTCGAGGCAGACGGCGTTGCCCTGCCCGAACCGGACCCCGCCAATATCAATCAGCGCGAATTTTCGTGGATGACATCCCACCGCTACACAGCTGACAGACCCTTTAAAAAGCCGTTCAAAGACCTCTCAACACTCAACAGAGATTAA
- a CDS encoding YciI family protein, with product MKFVCLGYYDDATMEGKTEAEMAGFMEECFAYDDELRRGGHFIGGEALQHAEGAVTLRMKGGQVAVTDGPFAETKEQIGGLLFLEARDLNHAIALMSKHPGVRFGPFEIRPANDEINALIKARDTAAGNT from the coding sequence ATGAAATTTGTCTGTCTGGGCTACTACGATGATGCAACCATGGAAGGCAAAACGGAAGCTGAAATGGCAGGATTCATGGAAGAATGTTTTGCTTACGATGACGAACTCAGACGAGGCGGTCACTTTATCGGAGGCGAAGCGTTACAGCATGCGGAAGGGGCTGTGACACTGCGGATGAAAGGAGGGCAGGTGGCTGTAACCGATGGGCCATTCGCGGAAACCAAAGAGCAGATTGGTGGTTTGCTGTTTCTGGAGGCCCGGGATTTGAATCATGCCATTGCTCTGATGTCAAAGCATCCAGGTGTTCGTTTCGGGCCTTTTGAAATCCGGCCTGCGAATGATGAGATCAACGCTTTAATTAAGGCACGTGATACTGCTGCCGGGAATACCTGA
- a CDS encoding VOC family protein, whose product MSKKVFINLPVKDLEKSMTFYKALGYSINEKWTDETAASVAISEEIYAMLLTYPKFKMFTPKEICDATKSTEVLVALSCENRDQVDELVKKAVAAGGSTYNEPQDHGFMYAHGFQDPDGHIWEVFYMDPSAAE is encoded by the coding sequence ATGTCGAAAAAAGTATTCATAAACCTCCCGGTCAAAGACCTGGAGAAGTCGATGACATTTTATAAAGCATTAGGATATTCGATTAATGAAAAATGGACAGACGAGACAGCTGCGAGTGTGGCAATCAGCGAGGAAATTTATGCCATGCTGTTGACTTATCCTAAATTTAAGATGTTCACTCCCAAAGAAATATGTGATGCGACAAAAAGTACGGAAGTGCTGGTGGCATTATCCTGTGAGAATCGGGACCAGGTAGATGAACTGGTAAAAAAAGCTGTTGCTGCCGGGGGAAGTACTTATAATGAACCCCAGGATCATGGCTTTATGTATGCACACGGCTTCCAGGATCCGGATGGTCATATCTGGGAAGTGTTCTATATGGATCCTTCTGCAGCTGAGTGA
- a CDS encoding OsmC family protein, with translation MAIKRTGSAVWQGGLKDGKGTVSTESGALTELPYGFSSRFEGEQGTNPEELLGAAHAGCFSMALSKILGDAGFTADKLETSAEVSLNQVEGGFAINAVHLTLKASVPGADAAKVEELAGMAKAGCPVSKLFNAEITLEVTVA, from the coding sequence ATGGCGATTAAACGAACAGGATCTGCAGTCTGGCAGGGGGGGCTTAAAGATGGCAAAGGAACCGTCTCAACCGAGAGTGGCGCGTTAACCGAACTGCCTTATGGTTTTTCCAGCCGCTTCGAAGGTGAGCAGGGAACGAACCCGGAAGAACTGCTGGGCGCTGCTCATGCGGGCTGTTTCTCGATGGCCCTTTCGAAGATTCTGGGTGATGCCGGTTTCACAGCCGACAAGCTGGAGACTTCGGCTGAGGTTTCTTTAAATCAGGTCGAAGGTGGTTTTGCGATTAACGCCGTTCACCTGACTCTGAAAGCCAGCGTTCCCGGTGCTGATGCAGCCAAAGTAGAAGAACTGGCCGGCATGGCGAAAGCCGGGTGCCCCGTTTCGAAATTGTTCAACGCCGAAATTACTCTGGAAGTAACTGTTGCCTAA
- a CDS encoding alkaline phosphatase PhoX codes for MRTSSSRRLFLKSAIAAPAAGTVFSRFLSAVEAKGLEKSDSGLNPIRDETTGLPLLKLPEGFRYQSFGWVGDVMSDGVITPEGHDGMGVISQTGDIVTLCRNHEIKGAKSFGPAELTFDSKAGGGCANLQFNVKSGKWLRSWTSLAGTVQNCAGGPTPWDTWLSCEETVIGPKESFRDVQYEHEKHHGWVFEVPAEGKATVEPLQALGRFVHEALAIDPAEGTIYETEDRDTAGFYRFLPNEPEVLTKGGRLQMIKIKGKDDLRTGARTGIRYEAEWVDIEDPLRRNTPGKEDGLGVYSQGKDKGATTFGRLEGCWFGDGVVYFNCTNGGEAGLGQVWSYSPKAQTLELVFQSPRHEILDSPDNLTVSPRGGLILCEDADLKPLRLHALSRKGELKTVAVNNIQLKSGQHGSLAGDFSGGEWAGACFSPDGEWLFVNIHDPGVTFAITGPWEELGV; via the coding sequence GTGCGTACATCCTCATCGCGGCGTCTATTTCTTAAATCAGCGATTGCTGCTCCTGCAGCAGGTACTGTCTTTTCTCGTTTTCTGTCAGCAGTCGAAGCCAAAGGGCTTGAGAAAAGTGATTCCGGTCTCAACCCGATCCGGGATGAAACAACAGGGTTGCCTTTATTAAAGCTGCCTGAAGGGTTTCGGTACCAGTCATTCGGCTGGGTAGGGGATGTGATGTCTGACGGTGTAATCACGCCGGAAGGTCATGATGGGATGGGAGTGATTTCCCAGACCGGTGATATCGTAACGCTTTGTCGAAATCACGAAATCAAGGGGGCGAAAAGTTTTGGTCCGGCGGAATTGACCTTTGATTCCAAGGCAGGCGGTGGTTGTGCCAATCTGCAGTTCAATGTCAAATCCGGGAAGTGGTTGAGGAGCTGGACGAGCCTGGCAGGGACCGTGCAGAACTGCGCCGGCGGACCGACTCCCTGGGATACCTGGCTCTCCTGCGAGGAAACAGTGATAGGCCCGAAGGAAAGTTTCCGGGATGTGCAGTACGAGCATGAAAAACATCATGGCTGGGTCTTTGAAGTTCCTGCAGAAGGGAAAGCAACGGTCGAACCTCTGCAGGCATTAGGGCGTTTCGTCCATGAAGCACTCGCCATTGATCCTGCGGAAGGCACGATCTACGAAACCGAGGACCGTGACACCGCCGGTTTTTATCGCTTCCTGCCGAACGAACCTGAGGTGCTGACGAAAGGAGGCCGTCTGCAGATGATTAAGATCAAAGGAAAAGATGATCTGCGAACCGGCGCCAGAACTGGAATTCGCTACGAAGCAGAATGGGTTGATATTGAAGATCCCCTGCGTCGCAATACGCCGGGCAAAGAAGACGGTCTCGGGGTCTACTCGCAGGGAAAAGACAAAGGCGCAACGACGTTTGGTCGTCTGGAAGGCTGCTGGTTTGGCGATGGTGTTGTCTACTTTAACTGCACTAATGGAGGCGAAGCCGGACTGGGTCAGGTCTGGTCTTATTCACCCAAAGCACAGACTCTGGAGCTGGTATTTCAATCACCGCGCCATGAGATTCTGGACAGTCCGGATAATTTAACAGTCAGTCCCCGAGGCGGTCTGATTCTGTGCGAAGACGCTGATTTGAAACCTCTGCGTCTGCACGCCCTTTCGCGTAAAGGAGAATTGAAGACAGTTGCCGTCAATAACATTCAGTTGAAATCCGGTCAGCACGGGTCACTTGCTGGAGATTTCAGCGGTGGGGAATGGGCGGGGGCCTGTTTCAGTCCGGATGGAGAATGGCTGTTTGTCAACATACATGATCCCGGAGTGACGTTTGCGATCACCGGCCCCTGGGAAGAGCTGGGCGTGTAG